A window of the Lactobacillus amylovorus DSM 20531 genome harbors these coding sequences:
- the proC gene encoding pyrroline-5-carboxylate reductase, whose product MTKVAVVGVGHMGSAIIKGLKHNPKNHIIAENPVNLRVSKLAKELEFELVNTLADLVEKNPEIVILTTPANITLDLVPELMNLDNDTIILSAAAGIEYKKIKDILPNHTVARIIPNIPVVINAGTIGLFIPETVDQHKRQFIVDFLSQLGDVIPVKEDQLSIVGTIGGCGPAFVDVFLDALGDAGVLNGLPRDLANTLAASMVKGSASLAYESKTAPAILRDQVCSPGGTTIQGVASLEQNSFRYAVIDAVNKANKN is encoded by the coding sequence ATGACTAAAGTTGCTGTAGTTGGTGTAGGACATATGGGAAGTGCCATTATTAAAGGACTTAAACACAATCCTAAAAATCATATTATTGCTGAAAATCCAGTTAACCTACGAGTATCAAAATTAGCTAAAGAACTAGAATTTGAATTAGTTAATACTCTAGCTGATTTAGTTGAAAAAAATCCAGAAATTGTCATTTTGACAACGCCAGCGAATATTACTCTTGATCTGGTTCCAGAGCTGATGAATCTTGATAATGATACGATCATCCTCTCAGCCGCTGCTGGCATTGAATACAAAAAGATAAAGGATATTTTACCTAATCACACAGTTGCTAGAATTATTCCAAATATTCCTGTCGTAATCAATGCTGGAACTATTGGCTTATTTATACCTGAAACAGTTGATCAACATAAACGTCAATTCATTGTAGATTTTTTGAGCCAATTGGGTGATGTTATTCCAGTCAAGGAAGATCAATTAAGTATTGTGGGCACAATTGGTGGTTGCGGTCCTGCTTTTGTAGATGTTTTTCTTGACGCACTTGGGGATGCAGGTGTACTGAATGGCTTGCCACGAGATTTAGCCAATACTTTAGCAGCAAGCATGGTAAAAGGTTCAGCTAGTCTAGCTTATGAAAGTAAAACTGCGCCAGCTATTCTGCGTGATCAAGTTTGCTCACCCGGTGGCACGACGATTCAGGGAGTAGCCAGTTTAGAGCAGAATAGTTTTAGATACGCGGTCATTGATGCTGTAAATAAGGCTAATAAAAACTAA
- a CDS encoding DUF3800 domain-containing protein codes for MEKTTEANVEHFKVYIDESILYEQQEEMMIARCFIVAFYTIKAKDIERLNCAYKQTIYANKATHEKKSNQVSDKTNRQALEIAQNYLVNATVLERSAIDYSQFGAWKKNMYLSLELLSYIQPIKNIFLQLKNCAKTAEIIVDVVIDRTSQNCIDPCLSLNKQLLDRLAQEVSDSDNCVVINYQTVDSKESYGIQVADMFAGAYRKELSSYYISEESF; via the coding sequence ATGGAAAAGACTACTGAAGCTAATGTAGAGCATTTTAAGGTCTATATTGATGAGAGTATTCTTTATGAACAACAAGAAGAAATGATGATTGCCAGATGCTTCATTGTTGCCTTTTATACTATTAAGGCTAAGGATATTGAAAGGCTAAATTGTGCTTATAAACAAACCATTTATGCTAATAAAGCAACACATGAAAAGAAAAGTAATCAGGTATCAGATAAGACTAACAGGCAAGCTCTTGAGATAGCACAGAATTACTTAGTAAACGCGACTGTGCTAGAGCGTTCAGCAATTGATTATAGTCAGTTTGGTGCTTGGAAAAAGAATATGTATTTAAGCTTGGAGCTCTTGTCATATATTCAGCCCATTAAAAATATTTTTTTGCAACTAAAAAATTGTGCAAAAACTGCTGAAATTATAGTAGATGTTGTTATTGATAGAACTTCGCAGAATTGTATTGATCCTTGTTTGAGTTTAAATAAACAATTGTTGGATAGATTAGCTCAAGAAGTAAGCGATTCGGACAATTGTGTAGTAATTAACTATCAAACCGTCGATAGCAAAGAAAGCTATGGTATCCAAGTAGCTGATATGTTTGCAGGAGCTTATCGAAAAGAGCTGTCATCCTATTACATTTCTGAGGAATCTTTTTAA
- a CDS encoding YeiH family protein produces MEIIKTKSFRLAAIMTLTCSLAGILLAKLPYANLIGALVLALLLGILMQFLPESTRQEASGGMGFISNKFLRLGMILLGFRLDLEKLAAAGIKTILVAALAVAGTISLTYWLSRKFGAEDELAFLSACGCGVCGAAAVMGVSPQITAASEERKRENEVLAVAVVCVMGTVFTLLEIGLKPILGLTDSQFGIVAGGSLHEIAHAVASGGAFGNISLDSALIMKLSRVILLAPVALIIGYLYQRRSAKTNTGNVEKAQKNGKLPNPWFLGGFILTSILGTYLPFSASSLDALVQVAYIFLGMAMAALGVSVNFKVIFKRGGSVFGAAAISSTCLLVFMIIMSKLFF; encoded by the coding sequence TTGGAAATTATCAAAACTAAATCATTTAGGCTAGCAGCCATCATGACTTTGACTTGTTCTCTTGCTGGTATTCTTTTAGCCAAACTACCATACGCTAACTTAATTGGAGCTTTGGTATTAGCACTTTTATTAGGTATTCTTATGCAGTTTCTACCAGAGAGTACACGTCAAGAAGCTTCAGGTGGTATGGGCTTTATTTCAAATAAGTTCCTAAGATTAGGAATGATTTTGCTCGGCTTTAGACTTGATTTAGAAAAATTGGCAGCAGCAGGTATCAAAACCATCTTAGTTGCTGCACTTGCAGTTGCAGGTACTATTTCATTAACTTATTGGCTCAGCCGTAAATTCGGTGCAGAAGATGAATTAGCATTTCTCTCAGCATGCGGTTGTGGTGTCTGTGGTGCGGCAGCCGTAATGGGTGTGTCCCCACAAATTACAGCTGCTAGTGAAGAACGAAAAAGAGAAAACGAAGTTTTAGCTGTAGCAGTTGTATGCGTAATGGGTACAGTCTTTACTTTATTAGAAATTGGACTTAAACCAATCTTAGGTTTGACTGATTCTCAATTTGGTATTGTTGCTGGCGGTTCTTTACACGAAATTGCTCATGCAGTTGCTTCAGGTGGTGCATTTGGTAACATCAGTTTAGACAGTGCTTTAATTATGAAATTATCTCGTGTAATTCTTTTAGCACCTGTAGCATTAATTATCGGTTACTTATACCAACGTCGTTCAGCTAAAACAAATACAGGCAATGTTGAAAAAGCTCAAAAGAACGGTAAGTTACCAAATCCTTGGTTCTTAGGCGGTTTCATTTTAACTAGTATTTTGGGCACTTACTTGCCATTCTCAGCTAGTTCATTAGACGCTTTAGTACAAGTAGCTTACATCTTCTTAGGAATGGCTATGGCTGCATTGGGTGTTTCTGTTAACTTTAAAGTTATCTTCAAACGTGGTGGTTCAGTATTTGGAGCAGCAGCAATCAGTTCAACCTGTTTATTGGTATTCATGATCATCATGAGTAAATTATTCTTCTAA
- a CDS encoding DEAD/DEAH box helicase, protein MAQWPKLFPQRILDRGEIYFENQMVQNIQLATDREHFTAQVQGGIGRYYNVSGRLRPDGRASELKCNCPWAMKGHRCKHQVAALMAAEEKQNNTDTQAVMDGAQVDFKDLTSDQIKQAIIQANSAIDPFEIIGQRTFSQESYDHALRLIDTLQEINFRKIDDKMRAYEYIWNFENEKGNWQNLYIKFTRWQILTIDFENRTDIKDQDTITIFALLKFLKEYIKDDPFDVTNQAANQLLDLYSDNAAKVKSPTILRSQIDNYGRMLRLTFKLGIEKHLYQINDLNALIDAVHKQTPVKLGKFFNEPIDPNQMTQDSKKWLDFIARIIDARNLSVYYSGSSHFDSIEIENSIADEVNDLIYNGTKLYSGTHLVGYTSDQLDLNINITADKGGAIVTIEDFPARTIIAGRNSYYGYYKGVWIKYMGLTPQYLQKLKLHPGDELRFSKKTVLQFARNILSTLEQAEHVSVTGAQELKDKLPPEARFIFKLDYLGGKIRCTAMTVYGDAEYPLNRDYVANEKRESDLEESVQNKLKQYFTDFDKEQYILPNEDADAVADFLDNGLEKLKELGEVQITANFRSLLKGIKINTQIGVSVNLTNELLNVDLTSQEHSLEDIQAALKAYQEKKRYFVLKNGILQKTEQPTIEQLAQTMHDLNIKFTDFIHGKLQIPAYRAFYFAKQMKSMSALHFSTNDTFNRLIADLSNNRIRRDAIPQTLQNTLRPYQKAGFNWISTIINYNFGGLLADEMGLGKTLQVIAVLLARKQQHKSNLPSLVIAPASVIYNWQAEINKFAPELSVGVLGGSNDERRNMLVHQNKYDVLITSYQSLNHDLEAYHNLSFDLQILDEAQNIKNHQSITAQSVKVIKAQHRLALTGTPIENKLSELWSIFDYLMPGFLGSYVDFKKKFEVPIVKKEDKDLESALSETVAPFILRRLKKDVLKDLPAKDEEVIPIKMNQKQASLYHLQMNKIIAQLNGQDDDDFKKSRFQILAQITKLREICCDPHLLYDNYHGKSDKLKATIDLIKSNLENGHKILLFSQFTSMLDILQEKLAKLKVPTFMLTGSTPKEKRQEDIQHFNSLKQPGVFLISLKAGGTGINLTSADVVIHYDPWWNIAAENQATDRAHRIGQKNSVKIYKMVTQDTIEERIIKLQQKKAELAQAILNNKDMANATMNREDLLKLLK, encoded by the coding sequence ATGGCACAATGGCCTAAATTATTTCCTCAACGAATTTTAGATCGAGGGGAAATTTATTTTGAAAATCAAATGGTACAAAACATTCAGTTAGCCACTGATCGAGAGCACTTCACAGCTCAAGTTCAAGGTGGCATAGGTCGATACTATAATGTTTCTGGACGTTTACGCCCAGACGGTCGAGCATCTGAATTAAAGTGTAATTGTCCTTGGGCTATGAAAGGCCATCGCTGCAAACACCAAGTAGCCGCATTAATGGCAGCAGAAGAAAAGCAAAATAATACAGACACACAAGCAGTTATGGATGGCGCTCAAGTCGACTTTAAGGATTTAACCTCTGATCAGATTAAACAAGCAATCATTCAAGCCAATTCTGCTATCGATCCTTTTGAAATTATCGGTCAAAGAACATTTAGTCAAGAATCTTATGATCATGCATTGCGGTTAATTGATACCTTACAGGAAATTAATTTCCGCAAAATCGACGACAAAATGCGTGCTTACGAATATATCTGGAATTTTGAAAACGAAAAGGGTAATTGGCAAAATTTATATATTAAATTCACACGCTGGCAAATTCTAACTATCGACTTTGAGAATAGAACAGATATTAAAGATCAAGATACGATTACTATTTTTGCCTTACTTAAATTTTTAAAAGAATATATTAAAGATGATCCTTTTGATGTAACCAATCAAGCCGCCAATCAGTTGTTAGATTTATATTCAGACAATGCTGCTAAAGTTAAAAGTCCTACTATTTTAAGATCGCAAATTGACAATTATGGTAGAATGCTTCGATTAACCTTTAAGTTAGGAATAGAGAAACACTTATACCAAATTAATGATCTAAATGCATTAATAGATGCAGTGCATAAACAAACGCCAGTAAAATTAGGGAAGTTCTTTAATGAACCAATTGATCCCAATCAAATGACTCAAGACAGTAAGAAATGGCTTGATTTCATTGCAAGGATTATCGATGCACGCAATTTAAGTGTTTATTACAGTGGAAGCAGCCATTTTGATTCAATTGAAATTGAAAATTCAATTGCTGATGAAGTAAATGATCTAATTTACAACGGTACTAAGCTTTATTCAGGTACTCATTTAGTAGGATATACTTCTGATCAGTTAGACTTAAATATCAACATTACTGCTGATAAAGGTGGAGCGATTGTCACAATTGAGGATTTTCCGGCTAGAACTATAATCGCTGGTAGAAATAGTTATTACGGCTATTACAAAGGTGTTTGGATCAAGTATATGGGTCTGACGCCACAATATTTACAGAAGCTAAAACTTCATCCGGGAGATGAGCTACGTTTCAGTAAAAAGACGGTCTTACAGTTTGCACGCAATATTTTGTCTACATTAGAACAAGCTGAGCATGTATCCGTAACAGGTGCACAAGAGTTAAAAGATAAGCTGCCGCCTGAAGCTAGGTTTATTTTCAAATTAGACTATCTAGGTGGTAAGATTCGCTGCACAGCTATGACTGTATATGGGGATGCAGAATATCCATTAAATCGTGACTATGTTGCAAACGAAAAACGAGAATCTGATCTTGAAGAATCTGTTCAAAATAAGCTTAAGCAGTACTTTACTGATTTTGATAAAGAACAATATATTCTTCCAAATGAAGATGCGGATGCTGTTGCGGATTTTTTGGATAATGGACTTGAAAAGCTAAAAGAACTCGGTGAAGTGCAAATTACCGCTAATTTTAGATCATTGCTAAAAGGAATTAAGATTAATACGCAAATTGGCGTAAGTGTTAACTTAACAAATGAGTTGCTTAATGTAGATCTGACTAGTCAGGAGCATAGTCTAGAAGATATTCAAGCTGCATTAAAAGCCTATCAAGAAAAGAAACGTTATTTTGTTTTAAAGAATGGCATATTGCAAAAGACTGAACAGCCTACAATAGAGCAACTTGCGCAAACAATGCATGATTTGAACATCAAATTTACTGATTTCATTCATGGCAAATTACAAATACCTGCGTACAGAGCCTTTTATTTTGCCAAGCAAATGAAAAGTATGAGCGCTCTGCATTTTTCAACTAATGATACCTTTAATAGATTAATCGCTGATTTGTCTAACAACCGTATACGCAGGGATGCAATTCCGCAAACTCTTCAAAATACGCTGAGACCATATCAAAAAGCAGGATTTAACTGGATTAGTACAATCATTAATTATAATTTTGGCGGTCTATTAGCAGATGAAATGGGACTAGGCAAGACTTTACAAGTTATTGCTGTGCTTTTAGCCAGAAAACAGCAACATAAGAGTAATCTACCAAGTTTAGTTATTGCACCAGCTTCCGTAATCTATAATTGGCAAGCTGAGATAAATAAGTTTGCACCTGAGTTATCTGTTGGAGTATTGGGCGGCAGCAATGATGAACGACGCAATATGTTAGTACATCAAAACAAATATGATGTACTAATTACCTCATATCAATCGCTTAATCACGATCTAGAAGCTTATCACAACTTATCTTTTGATTTACAAATCTTAGACGAGGCACAAAATATTAAGAATCACCAGTCGATCACGGCTCAATCCGTTAAAGTTATTAAGGCACAACACAGATTAGCTCTAACAGGAACGCCAATTGAAAATAAGCTAAGTGAATTATGGAGTATTTTTGACTACCTAATGCCTGGCTTCTTGGGCTCTTACGTGGACTTCAAAAAGAAGTTTGAAGTACCTATCGTTAAAAAAGAAGATAAGGACCTAGAATCTGCATTAAGTGAGACAGTAGCTCCATTTATCTTGCGGCGACTTAAGAAAGATGTTTTAAAGGATTTGCCTGCTAAAGACGAAGAGGTTATTCCTATCAAGATGAACCAAAAACAGGCTAGTCTATATCATCTGCAGATGAATAAAATTATTGCCCAATTAAATGGACAAGACGATGATGATTTTAAAAAGTCTCGTTTTCAGATTTTGGCACAAATTACTAAATTACGAGAGATCTGCTGTGATCCGCATCTTTTATATGATAATTACCATGGCAAATCCGATAAATTAAAAGCGACTATTGATTTAATAAAGAGCAATCTAGAAAACGGACATAAGATTTTACTGTTCTCCCAATTCACTTCTATGCTAGATATTTTGCAAGAGAAACTGGCGAAATTAAAGGTGCCTACTTTTATGCTTACTGGATCTACGCCAAAAGAGAAGAGGCAGGAAGATATTCAACACTTTAATTCATTAAAGCAGCCTGGTGTCTTTTTGATCTCTCTTAAGGCTGGGGGAACTGGTATTAATTTAACTAGTGCTGATGTAGTTATTCATTATGATCCATGGTGGAATATAGCAGCAGAGAATCAAGCAACAGATCGAGCACACAGAATAGGGCAAAAGAATTCTGTTAAAATTTATAAGATGGTCACGCAGGATACAATAGAAGAACGGATCATCAAGTTGCAGCAAAAGAAAGCAGAACTTGCACAAGCAATACTAAACAATAAAGATATGGCTAATGCTACAATGAATAGAGAAGATCTACTTAAACTGCTAAAATAA
- a CDS encoding replication-associated recombination protein A → MRPNNLKEIVGQQELLGKGKPLRQIIEQKVPISLLLWGPPGTGKSSLARIIARTNEYAFASFNASIDNKAKLLNIIDTYPHQTFVLLIDEIHRMTKTLQDFLLPYLENGHVILIGATTENPIMSIVPAVRSRCQIFEFKALTDKDIQTVLNRAIQKIYHLKDDQFDEEAIKLIATSADGDLRVALNILEVIHATNPDKLSTSAVKQFVKEQHFAYDKKATKHYDYLAAYSDSMAGSDTDAALYYLAVLLKNGDLPSVVRRLREIPYTYIGLANPEQVTQIVIAANQAEKVGMPKAKYPLMFATMLMCLSPKSGSFDEIWDKLDEDTEYPSQHPMPRGLRDMHYKHSEEITGGGLIESPFEQPHQIAKQNYMPKGLENKQYYHPKDNANEQKLFDLYLRLHRYIYNKDYDD, encoded by the coding sequence ATGAGACCTAACAACCTAAAAGAAATCGTGGGACAACAAGAGTTACTGGGAAAAGGGAAGCCTCTTCGTCAAATTATTGAGCAAAAAGTACCAATCTCACTACTTTTATGGGGACCTCCTGGAACAGGAAAATCTAGTTTAGCTCGAATCATTGCTCGCACTAATGAGTATGCTTTTGCTTCATTTAACGCTTCTATTGATAATAAAGCTAAGTTGCTTAATATCATTGATACATATCCTCATCAAACTTTTGTCTTACTTATCGACGAAATTCATCGGATGACCAAAACTTTGCAAGATTTTTTGCTGCCATATTTAGAAAACGGTCACGTTATATTGATTGGTGCAACTACTGAGAATCCTATCATGTCAATTGTTCCGGCGGTGCGGTCACGTTGCCAGATCTTTGAATTTAAGGCATTAACTGATAAAGATATTCAAACGGTATTAAATAGAGCAATCCAAAAAATCTATCATTTAAAAGATGATCAGTTTGATGAGGAAGCAATCAAGTTAATAGCCACCTCTGCTGACGGAGATTTACGTGTTGCATTGAATATTTTGGAAGTAATTCATGCAACTAATCCAGATAAGTTATCTACTTCAGCGGTTAAGCAATTTGTAAAAGAACAGCATTTTGCATATGACAAAAAAGCAACCAAGCATTATGATTACTTGGCTGCTTACTCTGACTCAATGGCCGGTTCAGATACCGACGCGGCACTTTATTATTTAGCTGTTTTGTTAAAAAATGGCGATCTGCCTTCAGTGGTTAGAAGACTCAGAGAAATACCTTATACCTATATTGGTTTGGCTAATCCCGAGCAGGTGACTCAAATTGTCATTGCAGCTAATCAAGCCGAAAAGGTAGGGATGCCCAAAGCAAAATATCCGTTAATGTTTGCAACGATGCTAATGTGTTTATCTCCAAAATCTGGAAGTTTTGATGAAATATGGGATAAACTTGATGAAGATACAGAATATCCTAGTCAGCATCCCATGCCGCGTGGTTTACGGGACATGCACTACAAGCATTCTGAAGAAATAACGGGTGGGGGATTGATTGAATCTCCCTTTGAGCAGCCACATCAAATTGCTAAACAAAATTACATGCCTAAAGGATTGGAAAACAAACAATATTATCACCCTAAAGACAATGCAAATGAACAAAAGCTTTTTGATCTTTATCTTAGGCTGCATCGCTATATTTATAACAAAGACTATGATGATTAA
- the plsY gene encoding glycerol-3-phosphate 1-O-acyltransferase PlsY, translating to MFALKFASLFILAYLLGSFPTGILVGKTFFHKDIRKYGSGNIGTTNTFRVLGPVAGIIVFLVDFFKGTLATLIPVIFNLGPHYLCLIFGLAAILGHAFPVFLKFKGGKAVATSAGFLLGYNVHFFLICAAIFFPVLFITSMVSLTSLISVVLIFIASFFFHDIALSIISGLLVVLIYWSHRSNISRIEHHQENMVPFGLYYWYKKKHAK from the coding sequence ATGTTTGCATTAAAATTTGCATCGTTGTTTATTTTAGCATATTTGCTCGGATCGTTTCCGACAGGTATATTAGTTGGAAAAACCTTTTTCCATAAAGACATTAGAAAATACGGTTCAGGAAATATCGGGACTACAAATACATTTAGAGTTCTAGGTCCTGTAGCAGGCATCATCGTGTTCTTAGTTGATTTCTTTAAAGGAACGCTAGCTACATTGATTCCTGTCATTTTTAACTTAGGTCCACATTATCTTTGCCTTATTTTTGGTTTAGCTGCAATCTTAGGTCATGCTTTCCCTGTATTCTTGAAATTCAAGGGAGGCAAGGCTGTTGCAACTTCAGCAGGTTTTCTATTAGGATACAATGTACATTTCTTCTTGATTTGTGCAGCAATATTCTTCCCTGTCTTGTTTATCACAAGTATGGTCTCATTAACCAGCTTAATCTCAGTGGTCCTAATCTTTATCGCTTCGTTCTTTTTCCACGACATTGCCTTAAGCATTATCAGTGGATTGCTTGTAGTCTTAATCTACTGGAGCCATAGAAGCAATATTAGCCGAATCGAACACCACCAAGAAAACATGGTACCGTTTGGTTTATATTACTGGTACAAAAAGAAACATGCTAAATAA
- a CDS encoding endonuclease III domain-containing protein, with translation MEKITLNQLYDIMYDHMDPTGWWPGRSDWEVIWSTILIQNTNWKNVAKALTSLYYATDFLPQNILNMTNEELSKMIVSAGFYTRKTQTIKNVATYFNDNFDCDLELAQEQNKRKLRQEILSIHGIGPETADVILMYGLRKGEFVVDTYSRRLFTCLGWKNVPPYEKAKVLIEKNLDNFTLRNYQNFHAMIDTFNQEYKLPQQFDNSFLAKYELIIPY, from the coding sequence ATGGAGAAAATAACCCTAAATCAACTTTACGACATCATGTATGATCATATGGATCCCACTGGCTGGTGGCCTGGACGCAGTGATTGGGAAGTGATCTGGTCGACAATTTTAATTCAAAATACCAACTGGAAAAATGTAGCTAAAGCACTCACCTCTCTTTATTATGCTACTGACTTTTTACCTCAAAATATTTTAAATATGACAAATGAAGAACTGAGCAAAATGATTGTTTCTGCTGGTTTTTATACTCGCAAAACACAAACTATCAAGAATGTTGCCACCTATTTTAATGACAACTTTGATTGCGATTTAGAATTAGCTCAGGAACAAAATAAACGTAAATTACGCCAAGAAATTTTATCTATTCATGGTATTGGCCCTGAAACTGCAGACGTTATTTTGATGTATGGCCTTCGCAAAGGTGAATTTGTGGTTGATACATATTCTCGCCGTTTATTTACCTGTTTGGGTTGGAAAAATGTGCCGCCATATGAAAAAGCAAAAGTTTTGATTGAGAAGAATCTAGATAATTTCACTTTACGTAATTATCAGAATTTTCATGCGATGATAGATACTTTTAATCAGGAATATAAGTTGCCACAACAGTTTGATAATTCATTTTTGGCGAAATATGAATTAATTATTCCTTATTAG
- a CDS encoding APC family permease → MENSDKKPKKLSFISIYFLGINAVIGSSTFLLPAKIYHEMNLMAIVVLLLTAVVVSMIALCYADLSSRFKGSGAAWLYAYHAFGRFTGYELGVFTWFLGCCTLGAEIVALLTTLKSFWPVLNNQTIYYLLAFGLIILFAIINFFGRSLVKLVNNISAAAKMITLLIFIIVGAFFIHQGNFSPIIPVAATKGAGPFLQHFGAAFTPIFYLFTGFSFIPIAARQMNNPEKNIPLVLIAVMVSVTILDCLMMFVAIGLVGSKLSTYSTPLASALGNGIGKWGYSFIIVGMLIPIFGVAFSASFNAPSLIASLPNEQELLPAWVGKNNKHDAPWVGIIVTAILTGVFVTQSYLFLVSCTVLASFIQYVPSILAVIKFKHSNEFPNHGFKLPGKYTIPIIALIVSCYMVTNFTPVTLLVGVVVAAIGAVLYIFMDQDPAMEEMEKLHKEFLDKLRHNKIKF, encoded by the coding sequence GTGGAAAATTCAGATAAGAAACCTAAGAAATTGTCCTTCATTTCTATTTATTTCTTAGGGATTAACGCAGTAATTGGGTCAAGTACTTTCTTACTGCCAGCCAAGATTTATCATGAGATGAATCTAATGGCAATCGTGGTATTATTATTGACCGCCGTCGTTGTATCAATGATCGCTCTATGCTACGCAGACTTATCAAGCAGATTTAAAGGGTCTGGAGCAGCGTGGCTATATGCTTATCATGCTTTTGGCCGATTCACTGGATACGAATTAGGTGTTTTTACTTGGTTTTTAGGTTGTTGTACATTAGGGGCTGAAATTGTCGCATTACTAACTACGCTGAAGAGCTTTTGGCCAGTCTTAAATAATCAAACTATCTATTATTTACTAGCATTTGGGTTAATTATTTTATTCGCCATCATAAACTTCTTTGGTCGTTCATTAGTCAAACTAGTAAACAATATTTCAGCAGCCGCAAAAATGATTACATTGCTTATCTTTATCATTGTAGGGGCATTCTTCATTCATCAAGGTAACTTCTCACCAATTATTCCAGTAGCGGCTACGAAAGGGGCTGGACCATTTTTGCAACACTTTGGTGCAGCATTTACTCCAATATTCTATTTGTTTACCGGCTTTTCATTTATTCCAATTGCGGCTCGTCAAATGAATAATCCTGAAAAGAATATTCCACTGGTTCTAATAGCCGTAATGGTTAGTGTCACTATTTTAGACTGCTTAATGATGTTTGTAGCTATTGGCCTTGTTGGTAGTAAATTAAGCACTTATTCAACACCATTAGCAAGTGCACTAGGAAATGGCATTGGTAAGTGGGGCTACTCATTCATTATCGTAGGTATGCTTATCCCAATCTTTGGTGTTGCATTTTCTGCATCATTTAACGCTCCATCTTTGATTGCATCCCTCCCAAATGAACAAGAACTTTTACCTGCATGGGTTGGCAAAAATAATAAACACGATGCACCATGGGTCGGCATCATTGTGACAGCTATTTTAACTGGTGTATTTGTAACTCAATCATACTTATTCCTAGTATCATGTACCGTATTGGCTTCATTTATTCAGTATGTTCCATCAATCTTAGCTGTAATTAAATTCAAACACAGTAATGAATTTCCTAACCACGGATTTAAGTTACCTGGTAAGTATACTATTCCAATTATTGCTTTGATTGTCTCATGCTATATGGTTACTAACTTCACACCTGTAACTCTTTTAGTGGGAGTAGTTGTAGCAGCTATCGGTGCTGTATTATATATCTTCATGGACCAAGATCCTGCCATGGAAGAAATGGAAAAGCTGCACAAAGAGTTTTTGGATAAATTGAGACATAATAAGATCAAGTTTTAA